In Halobaculum sp. XH14, a single genomic region encodes these proteins:
- a CDS encoding ribonuclease J, whose product MEVEIATIGGYEEVGRQMTAVRAGDDVVVFDMGLNLSKVLIHDNVETEKMHSLDLIDMGAIPDDRVMSDLEGDVKAIVPTHGHLDHIGAISKLAHRYDAPVVAAPFTIELVKQQIKGENKFNVNNDLVKMEAGETMSIGDSGQVELEFVHVTHSIIDAVNPVLHTPEGAVVYGLDKRIDHNPVLEDPIDMDRFREIGREGEGVLCYIEDCTNAGRKGRTPSESHARNHLKDTIDSIEDYDGGIVATTFSSHVSRVSSLVEFAKDIGREPVLLGRSMEKYSGTAERLDFVDFPDDLGMYGHRKSVDRTFKRIMKEGKENYLPVVTGHQGEPRAMLTRMGRGETPYEFDDGDKVIFSARVIPEPTNEGQRYQSEQLLRMQGARIYDEIHVSGHLREEGHYQMLDALQPQHVIPAHQDLKGFAPYVDLAESMGYTLGRDLHVTRNGNMIQLTE is encoded by the coding sequence ATGGAAGTAGAAATCGCAACAATCGGCGGCTACGAGGAAGTCGGCCGCCAGATGACCGCAGTTCGCGCGGGAGACGACGTCGTCGTGTTCGACATGGGCCTCAACCTGAGCAAGGTCCTGATTCACGACAACGTCGAGACCGAGAAGATGCACAGCCTGGACCTCATCGACATGGGGGCCATCCCGGACGACCGAGTGATGTCCGACCTCGAGGGCGACGTGAAGGCCATCGTGCCGACCCACGGCCACCTCGACCACATCGGTGCCATCTCGAAGCTGGCACACCGCTACGACGCGCCGGTCGTCGCCGCACCGTTCACCATCGAACTGGTGAAACAGCAGATCAAGGGCGAGAACAAGTTCAACGTCAACAACGACCTCGTCAAGATGGAGGCCGGCGAGACGATGTCCATCGGCGACTCCGGACAGGTCGAACTCGAGTTCGTCCACGTCACCCACTCCATCATCGACGCGGTCAACCCGGTGCTCCACACGCCCGAGGGCGCGGTCGTCTACGGCCTCGACAAGCGCATCGACCACAATCCGGTCCTCGAGGACCCGATCGACATGGATCGCTTCCGCGAGATCGGCCGCGAGGGCGAGGGCGTCCTCTGTTACATCGAGGACTGTACGAACGCCGGCCGGAAGGGCCGGACGCCCTCCGAGTCCCACGCGCGTAACCACCTCAAGGACACCATCGACAGCATCGAGGACTACGACGGCGGCATCGTCGCCACCACGTTCTCCTCGCACGTCTCGCGCGTCTCCTCGCTCGTCGAGTTCGCCAAGGACATCGGCCGCGAGCCGGTGCTGCTGGGCCGCTCGATGGAGAAGTACAGCGGGACCGCCGAACGGCTGGACTTCGTCGACTTCCCGGACGACCTCGGGATGTACGGCCACCGCAAGTCCGTCGACCGCACGTTCAAGCGCATCATGAAGGAGGGCAAGGAGAACTACCTGCCCGTCGTCACGGGCCACCAGGGCGAGCCGCGCGCGATGCTCACCCGGATGGGCCGCGGCGAGACGCCCTACGAGTTCGACGACGGCGACAAGGTCATCTTCAGCGCCCGCGTCATCCCGGAGCCGACCAACGAGGGCCAGCGCTACCAGTCCGAACAGCTCCTGCGGATGCAGGGCGCGCGCATCTACGACGAGATCCACGTGTCGGGCCACCTCCGCGAGGAGGGCCACTACCAGATGCTCGACGCGCTCCAGCCCCAGCACGTCATCCCGGCCCACCAGGACCTCAAAGGGTTCGCGCCGTACGTTGACCTGGCCGAGAGCATGGGGTACACGCTCGGGCGTGACCTCCACGTCACGCGCAACGGCAACATGATCCAGCTCACGGAGTGA
- a CDS encoding translation initiation factor eIF-2B: protein MIDETVEEIREMQTHSSSVVAVKAARALRELVEREYATLDEFERDLDHNAGALRRANPSHASLHKAMREVSDAVLGEAETVGGAKELLDAAVQRTTERIETGKREAAANAAETFEDGETFLTHDYSSTVLEAVESAAAGGNHMTAYVTEARPRYLGRKTARALAAMDRVDPHLSVDGAAGYYLDECDRVVIGMDCIVGNTLYNRVGTFPIAAAAAEVGVPVVVVGSGAKVIEDGFVFENEFRSPSEVMLEPAEGIRLENPAYDATPTDLVDAVITDQGVREL, encoded by the coding sequence ATGATAGACGAGACGGTCGAGGAGATCCGCGAGATGCAGACGCACTCCTCGTCGGTCGTCGCCGTGAAGGCCGCCCGCGCCCTCCGGGAACTCGTCGAACGCGAGTACGCCACCCTCGACGAGTTCGAGCGGGACCTCGACCACAACGCCGGCGCGCTCCGCCGGGCCAACCCCTCCCACGCCTCGCTCCACAAGGCGATGCGCGAGGTATCCGACGCCGTTCTGGGGGAGGCCGAGACGGTCGGCGGCGCGAAGGAACTGCTCGACGCGGCCGTCCAGCGGACGACCGAGCGCATCGAGACCGGCAAGCGGGAGGCCGCGGCAAACGCGGCCGAGACGTTCGAGGACGGCGAGACGTTCCTCACGCACGACTACTCATCGACGGTGCTGGAGGCGGTCGAATCGGCGGCGGCCGGCGGCAACCACATGACCGCTTACGTCACCGAGGCGCGACCGCGATACCTCGGCCGTAAAACCGCCCGCGCGCTCGCCGCGATGGACCGGGTCGACCCGCACCTCTCGGTCGACGGAGCCGCGGGCTACTACCTCGACGAGTGCGACCGCGTCGTCATCGGGATGGACTGCATCGTCGGCAACACGCTGTACAACCGCGTCGGCACGTTCCCCATCGCCGCCGCCGCGGCCGAGGTGGGCGTCCCGGTGGTCGTCGTCGGCTCCGGCGCGAAAGTCATCGAGGACGGGTTCGTCTTCGAGAACGAGTTCCGCTCGCCGAGCGAGGTGATGCTCGAACCGGCGGAGGGCATCCGACTCGAGAACCCGGCCTACGACGCGACGCCGACGGACCTCGTCGACGCGGTCATCACCGACCAGGGCGTCCGGGAGCTCTGA